From the genome of Denticeps clupeoides chromosome 4, fDenClu1.1, whole genome shotgun sequence, one region includes:
- the LOC114788824 gene encoding transcription termination factor 4, mitochondrial-like isoform X1 produces MGFLSCCRQVFRWSLRATTFFPFPPHGRHNTRHLVIHREFFSAHVPHSAPQLDRQLYTAHRCSGQLDLHSLLEMGFTETQAEHLYSTFNTTQSKMGTSVLTALMVLGLNHSTIVKILDRNPALYSLKGDQVQQRIENLWKLGLIEGSIQRVVSFYPQILNVPVKKVNALSHFLRDKCVFTAQQVTDILRDTPEIVEHNVGDLEYKVQYAYFRMGAKQADMVKAKLFRVSLEELRSRHCFLEHRGLYQTPNKKGQTLIINPKLKDFLGVPEEMFLTEVAKATKEEFAIFCRERKEAETEDPQYSEGEEEDDKGNLGQIGYNRRRKR; encoded by the exons ATGGGTTTCCTGAGTTGCTGCAGACAG GTCTTTCGATGGAGCTTGAGAGCAAcaaccttttttccctttccACCTCATGGAAGACACAATACAAGGCACCTGGTGATCCACAGAGAATTCTTCTCTGCACATGTGCCACATTCAGCGCCACAACTGGACAGACAATTGTACACTGCACACCGGTGCAGTGGTCAGCTGGATTTGCATTCTCTGCTTGAAATGGGCTTCACTGAAACGCAGGCAGAGCATTTGTATAGCACATTCAATACAACACAAAGCAAGATGGGTACTTCTGTATTGACAGCATTGATGGTATTGGGCCTCAATCACTCCACTATTGTGAAGATACTTGACCGAAATCCTGCACTGTACTCTCTGAAGGGGGATCAAGTGCAGCAAAGAATAGAAAATCTGTGGAAACTAGGACTCATAGAAg GTAGCATTCAGCGGGTTGTAAGCTTCTACCCACAAATCCTCAATGTTCCTGTCAAAAAAGTAAATGCTTTGTCTCACTTCCTGCGAGACAAATGCGTCTTTACTGCACAGCAGGTCACAGACATCCTTCGTGATACCCCAGAGATAGTAGAACACAATGTGGGAGACTTAGAATATAAGGTTCAG TATGCTTACTTCCGTATGGGGGCGAAACAGGCTGATATGGTGAAAGCCAAATTGTTCCGGGTGAGCCTGGAGGAGCTGCGCTCCAGACACTGCTTCTTGGAGCACCGGGGACTCTATCAGACACCCAACAAGAAGGGTCAGACCCTCATAATTAACCCCAAACTCAAAGATTTTCTTGGTGTCCCAGAAGAGATGTTCCTGACAGAGGTTGCCAAGGCTACAAAAGAGGAGTTTGCTATTTTTTGTAGGGAACGCAAAGAGGCAGAAACAGAGGATCCTCAGTATAGTGAaggggaagaggaagatgacAAAGGGAATCTTGGACAGATTGGATACAATAGGAGAAGGAAAAGATGA
- the LOC114788824 gene encoding transcription termination factor 4, mitochondrial-like isoform X2: MGFTETQAEHLYSTFNTTQSKMGTSVLTALMVLGLNHSTIVKILDRNPALYSLKGDQVQQRIENLWKLGLIEGSIQRVVSFYPQILNVPVKKVNALSHFLRDKCVFTAQQVTDILRDTPEIVEHNVGDLEYKVQYAYFRMGAKQADMVKAKLFRVSLEELRSRHCFLEHRGLYQTPNKKGQTLIINPKLKDFLGVPEEMFLTEVAKATKEEFAIFCRERKEAETEDPQYSEGEEEDDKGNLGQIGYNRRRKR; this comes from the exons ATGGGCTTCACTGAAACGCAGGCAGAGCATTTGTATAGCACATTCAATACAACACAAAGCAAGATGGGTACTTCTGTATTGACAGCATTGATGGTATTGGGCCTCAATCACTCCACTATTGTGAAGATACTTGACCGAAATCCTGCACTGTACTCTCTGAAGGGGGATCAAGTGCAGCAAAGAATAGAAAATCTGTGGAAACTAGGACTCATAGAAg GTAGCATTCAGCGGGTTGTAAGCTTCTACCCACAAATCCTCAATGTTCCTGTCAAAAAAGTAAATGCTTTGTCTCACTTCCTGCGAGACAAATGCGTCTTTACTGCACAGCAGGTCACAGACATCCTTCGTGATACCCCAGAGATAGTAGAACACAATGTGGGAGACTTAGAATATAAGGTTCAG TATGCTTACTTCCGTATGGGGGCGAAACAGGCTGATATGGTGAAAGCCAAATTGTTCCGGGTGAGCCTGGAGGAGCTGCGCTCCAGACACTGCTTCTTGGAGCACCGGGGACTCTATCAGACACCCAACAAGAAGGGTCAGACCCTCATAATTAACCCCAAACTCAAAGATTTTCTTGGTGTCCCAGAAGAGATGTTCCTGACAGAGGTTGCCAAGGCTACAAAAGAGGAGTTTGCTATTTTTTGTAGGGAACGCAAAGAGGCAGAAACAGAGGATCCTCAGTATAGTGAaggggaagaggaagatgacAAAGGGAATCTTGGACAGATTGGATACAATAGGAGAAGGAAAAGATGA